In Fragaria vesca subsp. vesca linkage group LG1, FraVesHawaii_1.0, whole genome shotgun sequence, the sequence AGATTCGGTATAAGCAATTCAACCAACGAACTCGAAGAGGCCAAGGAACAAGAGAAGGTCTGCGAATATAATCAAGTACCAAAGATGAGTCAACTTCCAACCAAATATGTTTCTAATCACGAACCCAAGCAAGCTCAATAGCTTTAATAACAGCCATTATCTCCGTTGAAATTGAACTAGGAATTTCAAGATTAGAGGCAAAAGCACCTAGATAGTGGCCTTTGTAATCTCTAAACATAGCACCATAACCACCCACTCCCTCTTCATGCTTCCAAGAGCCATCAGAATTTATCTTCACCCACCCAAGAGAAGGAGGAATCCAATTAACTTCAACCACTCTAGGAGTGGCACGAGGTCGACATGGGGCTCCAAAACCNNNNNNNNNNNNNNNNNNNNNNNNNNNNNNNNNNNNNNNNNNNNNNNNNNNNNNNNNNNNNNNNNNNNNNNNNNNNNNNNNNNNNNNNNNNNNNNNNNNNNNNNNNNNNNNNNNNNNNNNNNNNNNNNNNNNNNNNNNNNNNNNNNNNNNNNNNNNNNNNNNNNNNNNNNNNNNNNNNNNNNNNNNNNNNNNNNNNNNNNNNNNNNNNNNNNNNNNNNNNNNNNNNNNNNNNNNNNNNNNNNNNNNNNNNNNNNNNNNNNNNNNNNNNNNNNNNNNNNNNNNNNNNNNNNNNNNNNNNNNNNNNNNNNNNNNNNNNNNNNNNNNNNNNNNNNNNNNNNNNNNNNNNNNNNNNNNNNNNNNNNNNNNNNNNNNNNNNNNNNNNNNNNNNNNNNNNNNNNNNNNNNNNNNNNNNNNNNNNNNNNNNNNNNNNNNNNNNNNNNNNNNNNNNNNNNNNNNNNNNNNNNNNNNNNNNNNNNNNNNNNNNNNNNNNNNNNNNNNNNNNNNNNNNNNNNNNNNNNNNNNNNNNNNNNNNNNNNNNNNNNNNNNNNNNNNNNNNNNNNNNNNNNNNNNNNNNNNNNNNNNNNNNNNNNNNNNNNNNNNNNNNNNNNNNNNNNNNNNNNNNNNNNNNNNNNNNNNNNNNNNNNNNNNNNCACCAGGCCATATAGAAGAAGGAGCATAAGATTTCCGTCTAGAGAAACGATTGCGAATAAAAGCACAACCCTCAGATTGAGCTGTATAGATTTCCCAACAACGTTTCAATAAGAGAGATCGATTAAGCAGAACTAGTTGTTTGAGCCCCAAGCCACCTTCTGCAATTGGGGAACAACAAGACTTCCAAGCCACAAGAGGGATCCCTCTTTTATCAATTGAGCCAGACCACAGAAAGTTTCGGCACCATACCTCAATTTTTCGCACCATAGACACAGGCCATTCATATACTTGAAAAGTGTATACCAACATGCTAAAAATAACAGACTTGATAAGCTGCAAACGTCCTGCCATTGACAAAAAAGAACTCACCCAACTCGATAACTTTATCCTTATTTTGTCAACAATCTGATGGAAATAAGAAGCACGAGGTTTGCCATGAAAAATAGGGGCACCCAGATACATGAATGGAGCAGACCCCAAGGGAATCTTGTCGCAATTAATCTGGCATATAGTGCAGATCAAAATGTCTTTAGAATGAACAATTTTACAAGCAAATCAAAATTGCTCTGGCAAATCAAAGTACGTCATATTCTGAGTTAATACGGGGGGATGAGCCTCCACCTTTNNNNNNNNNNNNNNNNNNNNCCATTCATATACTTGAAAAGTGTATACCAACATGCTAAAAATAACAGACTTGATAAGCTGCAAACGTCCTGCCATTGACAAAAAAGAACTCACCCAACTCGATAACTTTATCCTTATTTTGTCAACAATCTGATGGAAATAAGAAGCACGAGGTTTGCCATGAAAAATAGGGGCACCCAGATACATGAATGGAGCAGACCCCAAGGGAATACCCAAGAAGTTCGAAATAGAATGCCGCCTTGAATGTATACTATTTCCAATAAAAACCTGAGACTTCCCTTTGTTGATAACTTGACCTGAAACTCTACCATACTCATCGAAGAACCGTATAATCCGCGATAAATTCCGCCTATTTCCCCGACAAAAAACAATAACATCATCTGCAAATAGGAATGAGATGGAGCAAGAGTATTTCGTGGAGAAGAGATACGCTGCAGTTGTCCCGATGAAACAAGTAAAGAGATCCCACGACTAAGGACTTCTTCTGCTAAGCAAAAGAGCAAGGGAGAAAGAGGGTCACCTTGACGCACACCCCTTTCACAAGAAAAATACCCACAGTCTCCCATTAATCAACAGNGAAAGGCTTGGCTGACAGAAGCAAGGCACGCACCCATTGTACAAAGATCGGATCAAACCCAAAAGCCTGAAGAACATGAAGAAGAAAATCCCATGACAGAGTATCAAACGCCTTTGTAATATCAACCTTAATTGCAAGGTTACCCCCATGACATTTTGAGTTCAACAAATTAAAGCACTCTGAAGTAGTTAATATACAGTCTGATATGTTCCTCCCTGCAACAAAAGCATGTTGTTGAGGAGAAATAATACGAGATGCCACTGATGCCAACCTGATAGCTATGATCTTTGGGATAATTTTAAACACAAAGTTGGTGAGGGCAATAGGGCGAAACTGCTTTATGGAGTCGGCATGATCAACTTTGGGGATTAAGATGATAATACCTGAGTTAAAGGAAGGAGCCAAATAACCATGTTGAAAAAAATACTGAACAGCCTTAACAACATCAGCACCAACAACATCCCAGCAAGAGACGAAAAAATGGCCATTAAATCCATCTGGCCTCGGGGCACTATCAGGATCCATTGATTTGACAGCTGCCCAAATTTCCTCTGATAATGGAACACTAGTAAGCATCGTATTTTCCTCAGGAGTTACCATAGAGTGAATCACTTTGGACACCAAGCCACTATCTTCATACTCTGCATGTTTAGTAAAAAGATTTTTGTAATAATCAACTATATGATTTTGGATATAATGAGGATCCTGAAGCACCTGATCTCCATCACGAAGCAGAGTAATAGAAGAACGATTTCGGCGCACTTTACACAAAGCATGAAAATAAGAAGAATTACGATCACCTTCTGATAACCATCGCAACCTTGACTTCTCACGCCAAAGAATTTCCTGATGCCGAATAGACTCATTCAAAATGGCCTGCAATTCAGTCTCTTTTTCAAACTCTTCATCTGATCCCCCAGAAGCTGCAATTTTATTTTGAATATCAGCAAGGGCTGCAAGGTCAAACTCAACTCGACGGTGAACATCCCCAAAGACCTCCCAGTTCCAAGTACGGAGAGATTTTCTTAAGGTACGTAGCTTACATTGCAGGACAGAATAAGGACAACCAAACGAAGTAGTAGAGGACCAACATCCTTTGACAAAACTCATAAAATCCTTATGCTCCAACCACATTTTTCTAAACCAAAAGAGACTAAAACGAGGCCCTGTACACTTAGAAAAGGACATTAGTAGTGGATTATGATCAGAGCAAGTTCTGGGTAAGGTGCAACAGTCAAACTGATCCCATTCCTCCATCCAATTCAAATTAGCAAGACTTCTATCTAATCTTAGCTCCACATTACCACGAAAACCACGCCGTCTCACCCATGTAAACTCTGCCCCTTTAGTATCTACATGAATAAGTTCACAAACATCTGACATTGCCTGAAATTCCTCACATGATCGCCGACATAGAGGAGCACCTCCTTTCTTTTCATGAGCACCAAGAACTACGTTAAAATCCCCAAAAACCAACCATGGTCTTGTAAAGAAACATGCTGATCCGAGGTAGACAACACCCGAATCCATGGAGCCAGAGAAGTCTTACATGTTACAAGTACCAGTCACATCAAGAAGATATCCAAAAATATGAGATTTGTTGGAGTTACTCCTCCTTTCACAAATTTGTGTGTTCTTGCGACGCTCTCTTAAAACTGGCGCATGCAAATTAAGGTTGCATATATGAAAGAGGAAACTCTTCTGCAACACGTTAACTGCTACTATAAAAATCTCCCAGAAATCTTAAAGCCAATGCATTTAACATCAACCAACGTACCAGAAGGAAGATATAGCAGTATTATTATATTTTTTTTTTGGCTGAAAGATGAGTGAGAGAGGAATGACCCCCTAACACTCTTATGTATTAAAAAAGAAAAAAAGAAATATCAAGAGAGGGGGATTAGACCAAAACCTCTCATAACAAAATAACAACGAAACAAAACTATGAAAACCGAAATTGGGGAAGACCCATAAGGTCACTACTACAATATGACAAAATAAAAGGAGGAGGTGAATCCCACCAAACCAGCTGTGTTAATGACGTACCGTGATTAGCCAGAGTATCTGCAACCTTATTCCCTTCACGAAAAATATGAGAAGATCGAAAGGTCATATTCGATATGCAACGTAAACAATTAAGCCAACGGACACGTAGATGCCAAGATACAAGCAAAGGAGACGGTAGATAGTCTAACACAAGTGACGAGTCAACCTCTAACCAAATATGCTTCCAGTCTCGTACTCAAGCAAGCTCAATAGCAACTATAACTGCCATCACCTCTGCTGCTACTGAACTAGGAATATCAATGTTGGAAGAAAAAGCACCAAGAACATGACCTTTAAAGTCACGAAAAACAGCACCAAAACCTCCAACACCCTCTGCATACTTCCAAGCTCCATCCGAATTAATCTTCACCCACCCAATGACTGGAGGATGCCAAACAACCTCAATAATTCTAGCTGCCATCAGTAGTTGAAGAAGTTAATATATATGTAGTTAAAAGATTGTTACTTGTTCTTTTTCAGGCGTATCGAACAAGTATTTTAGGATAATGATATGCATGTTGATGAAAAATCCTTCTATCCAACATTAATTTGAACCCCCAAATAATCAAATAATGCATGACATGAATGGACTTAATTAGACGATCAATACCCTCGATCGAATGTACCAATTTATAATTTTTGTTCCACATCTCACATATACTCCAATTTACGTACTTTAATATCAATTATCTCATTTCCATGAAAAATATTGATAAAGCAACAAAATACCATAAATCACCATCACTGCAAATTTATTACAAAGAAGATAAACACTCATTAAGCTGCTCGAAGAGAACCAACCACAACACACTACGAACTCTATTAACTGGTCCTAGCTAGATATCTCACTCGGCAAATCAACCAGTGCGTAGAGTTCCCTTTCTTCTTCAGACCATCGAGTCGCAAGGACAATGCAACGAATTGTGACATCTTTCCCAATCCTAGAGAGCGGCTTCTCAGGGTTTAAGAACACAGAGTCATCATCTCTAGGGATAAAATGATATTCCGGTATCTTGTTAGCAGAGAGAAACACATTTTCAACAGGACCGCATCGAAGAAAAACTCCGTGCCTCATTACCTTGTAAACAACCCCATCTATGATCTCTCCGACGAAAAGCTTGAAGGTGATGCAGTTGAAAACAACCGGATACTTAACTTCACCGGTGTCCGGCCTCACCATTCCTTCTCCTATGCTCTCCACAGTCGTCACAGCCAGAAAGTATCCCAGATCTTTTGTTGCCCTTTCTGTAGCAAAATCATCCAGCAAGCGGCGAGACACTTCCGTTTGGAGCTTCACTCCATCTTTGTTCAGGCTTTTGGGAGGAAGTACAACACTCCGGCTCAACTCTGCTTTGAGATACATTGCACTTCTCTGTTTCAAACCCTAAATGAAATTTCCATATGAGAGCAAGCCACAGGTAATAATCAAGCGAAGAAACAAAATACCTGGAAAAGAAAAATTGTTCTTATCTGGAAAAGAAAAATTGTTCTTATAATGAAAGATAATGTAGCAGTAGAGGTTTTCAACACGGAACAAAATATGAACAACAATGTCTCAAGAAGAGGAAATTACAGAACTTCTCGCTTACCTTCAATCTCAGATAGGAAGCTCTATCTCTCTTTTCTCAGTTGAGCTTGGTCTAAAAACAAAGCCAGAGCTAGCGTTCACTTCTTTTTAAGCAAGAAGCTTGAGTGTACACAGTCAAAGCTTCTCAGGGACAAAAGTAAAGCAACACCGTATCCTAGTAAAGACACAGACCATTGCCCAAGTAAACACTAAATAGTACAATACTTGTACATTACACAATCAATGAGAAGTTTCCTCTTTTGTGAATGTGTCATGAACTAGAAGCCTAGAAAAGAGTCCCCCTCTCCAAGAGAGACCAAGACTCTTAGAAAGATAAAGATATATAACATTTGTTTGGTACACCAAACTTCGAACCCTGAAAGCTTTATTTATTAGATGCCATTTTTTCATTTCTCTCTGTCTCTTGTCATTTATTCAATCACACTTACATACCACCGCTCACCTTCGTACAGATATGTGATTGGTTAATTTTGATTTATTTCTATTTTTTTGTGCAGCATTGAAATCCATATTGTAATGCAACTGCAAATTTGAAGCTGCTAGAAATCAATGGTGAAAACACAAGAAAAAAGAAGAAGAAAGAATTCGAAGCTAGAAAGCTAGCATAAAATCTAAGAAAGAAAGAAATCAGAGGA encodes:
- the LOC101291678 gene encoding DNA-directed RNA polymerase II subunit RPB7-like, with protein sequence MYLKAELSRSVVLPPKSLNKDGVKLQTEVSRRLLDDFATERATKDLGYFLAVTTVESIGEGMVRPDTGEVKYPVVFNCITFKLFVGEIIDGVVYKVMRHGVFLRCGPVENVFLSANKIPEYHFIPRDDDSVFLNPEKPLSRIGKDVTIRCIVLATRWSEEERELYALVDLPTRIIEVVWHPPVIGWVKINSDGAWKYAEGVGGFGAVFRDFKGHVLGAFSSNIDIPSSVAAEVMAVIVAIELA